The Kogia breviceps isolate mKogBre1 chromosome 4, mKogBre1 haplotype 1, whole genome shotgun sequence genome window below encodes:
- the ANGPTL8 gene encoding angiopoietin-like protein 8, which yields MPMLVLCLLCALATAAQPALLAPMSGSEPAQQEELTLLFHGALQLSQALNGVYRATEAQLTEAGKSLSLYGRALGLLGQEVSQGQDAAQELRASLLEMQMEEDGLKLQAEATAQALGEVAQGQQVLRKKMKRMEVQLRGAWLGHAHLEFEALKAHADKQSHIMWALMGHVQRQRQEMMAQQQRLREIQERLHTAALPA from the exons ATGCCCATGCTCGTGCTGTGCCTGCTGTGCGCCCTGGCAACGGCGGCCCAGCCTGCCCTGCTGGCCCCCATGAGCGGCTCGGAGCCGGCACAGCAGGAGGAGCTGACCCTGCTCTTTCACGGGGCCCTGCAGCTGAGCCAGGCTCTCAACGGCGTGTACAGGGCCACGGAGGCACAGCTGACAGAGGCCGGGAAGAGCCTGAGCCTCTATGGCCGGGCACTGGGGCTCCTGGGGCAGGAGGTCAGCCAGGGCCAGGATGCAGCCCAGGAGCTACGTGCGAGCCTACTGGAGATGCAG ATGGAGGAGGACGGTCTCAAGCTGCAGGCAGAAGCCACAGCCCAGGCGCTGGGGGAAGTGGCCCAAGGACAGCAGGTGCTGCGGAAGAAAATGAAGCGGATGGAAGTCCAGCTGAGAGGCGCTTGGCTGGGCCATGCCCACCTAGAATTTGAGGCCTTAAAG GCCCATGCAGACAAGCAGAGCCACATCATGTGGGCCCTCATGGGCCACGTGCAGCGACAGAGGCAGGAGATGATGGCACAGCAGCAGCGGCTGAGAGAGATTCAGGAGAG ACTCCACACGGCGGCGCTCCCAGCCTGA